In Ignavibacteria bacterium, a single window of DNA contains:
- a CDS encoding RNA polymerase sigma factor RpoD/SigA, with translation MKLGKQYTSRENQSTDIYLKEISKTTPLSVADEIDCAKRIKKGEKKALDTLVRANLRFVVSVAKQYQNQGLSLNDLINEGNLGLIKAAKKFDETRGFKFISYAVWWIRQSILQALAEQSRVVRLPLNIVQQKSKISKTISELEQSNERAPNVLEIAEKLDMSIYEVQETLKNSSGHVSMDAPSIHGEDTKLIDIMPDKAERMPDQGLLKDSLRIEIERALDTLSQREKEVVKLYYGLEKENPLTLEEIGDKYKLTRERVRQIKEKAIRRLRQASRSKSLKAYLGQ, from the coding sequence ATGAAATTAGGAAAACAATATACAAGCCGCGAAAATCAATCGACCGATATATATCTGAAGGAAATCAGTAAAACAACCCCATTAAGTGTTGCTGATGAAATTGACTGCGCAAAGCGAATCAAGAAAGGCGAAAAGAAAGCTTTAGACACATTAGTCAGAGCAAATCTTCGTTTTGTTGTAAGTGTCGCAAAGCAATATCAGAATCAGGGATTATCGCTGAATGACCTTATAAATGAAGGTAATCTCGGGCTGATAAAAGCAGCAAAGAAATTTGATGAAACAAGGGGCTTTAAATTTATATCGTATGCTGTATGGTGGATTAGACAATCCATATTACAGGCTTTAGCTGAACAATCAAGAGTAGTAAGACTACCTCTGAATATCGTTCAGCAAAAGAGCAAGATTTCGAAGACTATAAGCGAGCTTGAGCAAAGTAATGAGCGTGCACCAAATGTACTTGAGATTGCCGAGAAACTCGATATGAGTATTTATGAGGTTCAGGAAACTTTGAAGAATTCAAGCGGACATGTCTCAATGGACGCACCGAGCATACATGGAGAAGACACTAAGTTAATTGACATAATGCCGGATAAAGCCGAGAGGATGCCTGATCAGGGATTGTTGAAAGATTCTCTGAGGATAGAAATTGAAAGAGCATTGGATACACTTTCACAGAGGGAAAAAGAAGTTGTGAAGCTTTATTATGGTCTTGAGAAAGAGAATCCGTTAACACTGGAAGAAATAGGCGATAAGTACAAACTAACTCGAGAGCGTGTCAGACAGATAAAAGAAAAAGCAATAAGAAGGTTGAGACAGGCTTCACGAAGCAAATCACTTAAAGCTTATTTAGGTCAATAA
- a CDS encoding zinc ribbon domain-containing protein: MPVFEYKCTECNSNYEVFHKTKENVKDVVCPSCKSKSHIKMMSTFSSVMSSGNSAVCEGGSCGMPSYGGGCANGLCGLN, from the coding sequence ATGCCAGTATTTGAATATAAATGCACGGAATGCAACTCGAATTATGAAGTATTTCATAAGACGAAAGAGAATGTGAAGGATGTTGTATGTCCTTCATGCAAATCAAAAAGTCATATTAAAATGATGTCAACCTTCTCATCAGTAATGTCATCGGGTAATTCTGCTGTATGTGAAGGAGGTTCGTGCGGAATGCCTTCTTATGGAGGTGGATGCGCTAATGGTTTGTGTGGCTTAAACTAA
- a CDS encoding CapA family protein — MKYIYLLLIPVLVILSSCDKNSIKESGNSASENDTLTKFVDDTITIIGVGDIMMGTTYPYSDLPPNDGKDLYNDVKDILRNADITMGNLEGPFLNSGGTPKECETPERCYSFRMPERYAEYLSDAGFDYMNLANNHAFDMGTKGREVTYNVLESNEILYAGTTDYPTAIKEVKGQKIGFAGFAPNRGTININNEELIEKTIKELKSECDILVVMFHSGAEGAGAQNIPMRNEIFLGEDRGDVYDFAHSAIDYGADLVFGHGPHVTRAVEIYKGKFIAYSLGNFCTYGKFSLAGVQGIAPIIKVFLTKKGVFIKSEITSIKQIRRGFPTIDENETALKTIIRLTEKNFGKNAVKFDGNIVTNSSK; from the coding sequence ATGAAATACATATACCTTCTTCTTATACCTGTATTAGTAATTCTGTCTTCTTGTGACAAGAATAGTATTAAAGAATCCGGAAATTCAGCTTCTGAAAATGATACGCTCACTAAATTTGTAGATGATACAATTACAATAATTGGTGTAGGTGATATTATGATGGGTACTACATATCCTTATTCTGATCTTCCTCCTAATGACGGAAAAGATTTATATAACGACGTTAAAGATATTTTACGAAATGCTGATATAACTATGGGAAACCTGGAGGGACCGTTCCTCAATTCAGGCGGGACTCCGAAAGAATGCGAAACCCCGGAAAGATGCTATTCATTCCGAATGCCTGAAAGATACGCAGAATATTTGTCTGATGCCGGTTTTGATTATATGAATCTGGCAAATAACCATGCATTTGACATGGGTACAAAAGGAAGAGAGGTTACTTATAATGTACTAGAAAGCAATGAAATACTTTATGCAGGAACAACAGATTACCCAACTGCCATTAAGGAAGTAAAGGGACAAAAGATTGGATTTGCAGGATTTGCACCAAACAGAGGGACGATTAACATTAACAATGAGGAATTAATAGAAAAAACGATTAAGGAGTTAAAGTCTGAATGCGATATTTTAGTTGTAATGTTTCATAGCGGTGCGGAGGGTGCCGGAGCTCAGAATATCCCGATGAGAAACGAAATTTTTCTGGGTGAGGACAGGGGAGATGTTTATGATTTTGCTCACAGCGCGATTGATTATGGTGCGGATTTAGTTTTCGGGCATGGTCCTCATGTAACGAGAGCAGTAGAAATTTACAAAGGAAAGTTTATAGCATACAGTCTCGGGAATTTCTGCACTTACGGGAAGTTTTCTTTAGCGGGTGTTCAGGGGATTGCTCCTATAATAAAAGTGTTCTTGACAAAAAAAGGAGTGTTTATTAAATCAGAAATAACATCAATAAAACAAATTAGAAGAGGTTTTCCAACGATTGATGAAAATGAGACGGCTTTGAAGACAATTATAAGACTGACCGAAAAAAACTTTGGGAAAAATGCTGTCA